The following proteins come from a genomic window of Methanosarcina sp. MTP4:
- a CDS encoding rod shape-determining protein, with protein MAKGLDVGTMNIICADKGNGSISFAQQRNAFLEMESNDLTKHMLDNGKVLYTHRGNNLNILGEDAFKFSNVFNKSIRRPMKQGIISPEEKESISMIKVIIERVLGAPEKKGEIAYISVPANPVDNQLNVLYHSKTVEALAKQLGYNTYLIDEGLSVVYSDLSESNFTGVGVSIGAGMTNVTVAYMATPIVSFSIARGGDWIDEQVAIATGMAKERITAIKETDFAIGSQYEIGSVQGALAVYYDALLTYVLQHLKRKLSETAPPDAEFQVAIAGGSTRAKGFVDMFEKRLAQADLPIRISSVRKTRYISSSNGGDSRDPIYAIARGCLIAALTKEASLAPEANSAISQSQVAEPVGSEEED; from the coding sequence ATGGCTAAAGGACTTGATGTAGGAACCATGAACATTATTTGTGCGGACAAAGGGAACGGCTCGATTTCCTTTGCGCAACAGAGAAATGCATTCCTTGAAATGGAATCCAACGACCTGACAAAGCACATGCTTGACAATGGAAAGGTACTTTACACCCACCGAGGAAACAACCTTAATATCCTGGGGGAGGATGCCTTCAAGTTTTCCAATGTTTTCAACAAAAGCATCAGAAGACCTATGAAGCAAGGTATCATCAGCCCCGAGGAAAAGGAATCCATCTCGATGATCAAAGTTATCATCGAAAGGGTACTTGGAGCTCCTGAAAAGAAGGGTGAAATCGCGTACATTTCCGTCCCTGCAAACCCCGTGGACAACCAGCTCAATGTGCTCTACCACAGCAAAACCGTAGAGGCACTTGCAAAGCAGCTAGGTTACAACACTTACCTGATCGATGAAGGACTTTCAGTGGTCTACTCCGACCTCAGCGAATCCAACTTCACCGGTGTCGGGGTAAGCATAGGGGCCGGAATGACAAACGTCACCGTGGCTTACATGGCAACCCCTATTGTCTCTTTCAGCATTGCCCGCGGCGGCGACTGGATAGACGAACAGGTGGCAATCGCAACCGGGATGGCAAAGGAAAGGATCACCGCAATAAAGGAGACGGACTTCGCCATTGGATCTCAGTACGAGATCGGAAGCGTTCAGGGAGCCCTTGCCGTCTACTACGATGCCCTCTTAACCTATGTCCTCCAGCACCTCAAGCGCAAACTCTCCGAGACCGCGCCTCCTGATGCAGAGTTCCAGGTCGCAATCGCCGGCGGGAGCACCAGGGCCAAGGGCTTTGTTGATATGTTTGAAAAGAGGCTGGCACAAGCAGACCTGCCGATAAGGATTTCCAGCGTCAGGAAGACCAGGTATATAAGCTCCTCAAACGGTGGCGACTCCAGAGATCCGATCTACGCAATTGCCAGAGGCTGTCTGATTGCCGCTCTCACAAAAGAGGCGAGCCTTGCTCCGGAAGCCAACTCCGCCATATCCCAGTCTCAGGTGGCAGAGCCAGTAGGATCTGAAGAAGAAGATTGA
- a CDS encoding aldehyde ferredoxin oxidoreductase family protein, with amino-acid sequence MENWTGKTVHVDLSSESIRTSRTDGELKDKFLGGRGLGVKLLFDLTDPGADPLGPENPLIFTSGPLTGLAPMAGRFVLTSKSPLTGTVFSWNAGGNFGQELKKEGIDALVVTGMAKKPVYIELGEGNVAIKNAGKLWGKNTEECTGILGRKGSVACIGRAGEKLVRISSFVCDSIHSGRGGLGAVAGSKMLKAVVVKGKGSKGEEGEGKGLTPADPEGFKEAESKVLKLFEANPVLSKGLANYGTPVLVKLLNYLGLIPCRNFLKRGTVIADRLSGEYIRARFELEKESCPACPLGCMHRIKSTKQLVPGYDGLWAFGLNLGNPDFESVLRASRICTEYGLDPVSAGSVLGAYAELESCVLDSLKIETLLLEIGEGQSELGKGALEYLSARGRKELSMDVKGLEMAGFDPRGIRGQALAYATSPHGADYLTAFMVGPEVLGKPLGLDRLSLSGKSGVLQVFENLTALLDSLSFCPYSVFALNEGTCSDLLLSATGKQLSPAELLKIGEGIWNLERLFNLKAGFTRADDTLPERLLEAFGKKRGGKGNDDEEGDRTVALEETVAPEGNGTGIPLPDFETALLEYYHFRGWDDDGVPLARKLEEVGLRS; translated from the coding sequence ATGGAAAACTGGACAGGAAAAACCGTACACGTTGACCTGAGTTCCGAATCGATAAGGACTTCCCGGACAGATGGGGAGTTAAAGGATAAATTCCTGGGCGGCAGAGGGCTCGGGGTGAAACTGCTCTTCGACCTTACAGATCCCGGGGCTGATCCCCTTGGTCCGGAAAACCCCCTTATCTTTACTTCAGGGCCGCTGACAGGACTTGCTCCCATGGCAGGACGTTTTGTCCTGACCTCGAAATCCCCTCTCACCGGTACCGTGTTCAGCTGGAATGCCGGAGGAAATTTCGGGCAGGAACTGAAAAAAGAGGGCATTGATGCCCTTGTAGTCACAGGAATGGCTAAAAAGCCGGTCTATATTGAGCTTGGGGAAGGAAATGTTGCGATCAAAAATGCAGGAAAACTCTGGGGGAAAAATACGGAAGAATGTACCGGAATTCTGGGTAGAAAGGGAAGCGTTGCCTGTATAGGCAGGGCAGGTGAAAAACTTGTAAGGATATCTTCTTTCGTATGTGATTCCATTCACAGCGGGCGCGGGGGTTTAGGGGCCGTAGCAGGCTCCAAAATGCTAAAAGCAGTTGTTGTAAAAGGCAAGGGTAGTAAGGGTGAGGAAGGTGAGGGCAAAGGGCTTACGCCAGCAGATCCTGAGGGGTTCAAAGAAGCGGAATCAAAGGTTTTGAAACTTTTTGAGGCAAACCCCGTGCTGTCTAAAGGGCTGGCAAACTACGGGACCCCGGTGCTCGTTAAACTGCTCAATTACCTGGGCCTTATACCCTGCAGGAACTTTTTAAAGAGGGGCACAGTGATTGCGGACCGGCTATCGGGAGAATACATCAGAGCCAGATTCGAACTTGAAAAAGAAAGCTGTCCTGCCTGTCCCCTGGGCTGCATGCACAGGATCAAATCCACAAAACAGCTGGTTCCGGGCTACGATGGGCTCTGGGCATTCGGGTTGAACCTGGGAAACCCTGACTTCGAATCCGTGCTCAGGGCAAGCCGCATCTGCACGGAATACGGGCTTGACCCCGTATCCGCAGGTTCCGTCCTCGGGGCTTATGCGGAACTCGAGTCCTGCGTCCTTGATTCCCTGAAAATCGAAACTCTCCTTCTCGAAATCGGGGAGGGACAAAGTGAACTTGGGAAGGGGGCTCTGGAGTACCTCTCTGCGAGAGGCAGAAAAGAGCTTAGCATGGACGTGAAAGGGCTTGAAATGGCTGGCTTTGACCCTCGGGGGATCAGAGGACAGGCCCTCGCATATGCGACATCTCCCCATGGGGCCGATTACCTGACAGCCTTTATGGTTGGTCCCGAAGTGCTTGGAAAACCCCTTGGACTTGACCGCCTTAGCCTGAGCGGGAAATCAGGTGTCCTGCAGGTCTTTGAAAACCTGACAGCGTTGCTTGACTCTCTTTCCTTCTGCCCTTATTCGGTCTTTGCCCTGAACGAAGGGACCTGTTCCGACCTTCTGCTTTCCGCTACAGGAAAGCAGCTTTCCCCGGCAGAACTCCTGAAAATAGGGGAGGGGATCTGGAATCTCGAGAGGCTGTTCAACCTGAAAGCAGGATTCACGCGGGCAGATGATACCCTTCCGGAAAGGCTTCTGGAAGCCTTCGGGAAAAAAAGGGGGGGTAAAGGAAATGATGATGAAGAAGGAGATAGAACTGTAGCTCTGGAGGAAACTGTAGCTCCGGAAGGAAATGGAACAGGGATACCATTACCTGATTTTGAAACTGCTCTTCTGGAATACTATCATTTCAGGGGCTGGGATGATGATGGGGTACCTTTGGCCCGAAAATTGGAGGAAGTGGGACTCAGGAGTTGA
- a CDS encoding MM0924 family protein codes for MQSFIVEHYLNKVVDVYCGGPDVFRGNIEACADNVLTLKKDGKHTHIAIDKVIAIWAQ; via the coding sequence ATGCAGTCATTTATAGTGGAGCATTACCTCAACAAGGTCGTAGATGTTTACTGTGGCGGACCGGACGTATTCAGAGGAAACATAGAAGCCTGTGCAGATAACGTACTTACTCTCAAAAAAGATGGGAAACATACCCATATAGCCATTGATAAGGTCATAGCCATATGGGCACAGTGA
- a CDS encoding translation initiation factor IF-5A — protein sequence MKEQVEVKNLKEGKYVIIDDEACVIKSISKSKPGKHGSAKARVEAIGLFDGQKRSFIGSVANKIYVPLVERKNAQVLSITGGIAQLMDMADFTTFEITIPEDLKDKVTEGEEVSYITALGKIKFDIRK from the coding sequence ATGAAAGAACAGGTAGAAGTTAAGAACCTCAAAGAAGGCAAATACGTAATCATTGACGATGAAGCATGCGTCATCAAGAGCATTTCCAAGTCCAAACCCGGGAAACACGGGTCAGCCAAGGCAAGGGTCGAAGCAATCGGGCTCTTTGACGGCCAGAAGCGCTCCTTTATAGGTTCCGTTGCAAACAAGATCTACGTGCCCCTCGTGGAAAGGAAGAACGCCCAGGTCCTCTCTATCACTGGCGGCATCGCCCAGCTCATGGACATGGCGGATTTCACGACTTTCGAGATCACAATCCCCGAGGATTTAAAGGACAAGGTTACGGAAGGGGAAGAAGTCTCTTACATCACCGCTCTTGGCAAGATCAAGTTCGACATCAGAAAATAA
- a CDS encoding matrixin family metalloprotease, with product MPQMKLLRITLLLLLVLSLTPAACAYSYERILDEPWDHSPITVFIDDENVPLHYSPTYYTQVEKSLEYWEEGGNGKLAYTPVFEFTNSEKADIRIRWVENLENIEGAPAGVAGYAKPHLVNGRFVRVDIVLEVGNYQGRGWRQYGDGTMLAISKHELGHALGLGHSDDPRDIMYPEYELRDDVNPLLLSKYASLLRTGALAALVALLFIGISWRSSRKKRKKLEDKYLK from the coding sequence ATGCCTCAAATGAAATTACTGCGTATAACACTATTGCTGCTTCTTGTTTTATCTCTCACCCCCGCAGCTTGCGCATATAGCTATGAAAGAATCCTTGATGAACCATGGGACCATTCTCCTATCACGGTTTTTATCGATGATGAAAACGTGCCTCTCCACTACAGCCCAACCTACTACACACAGGTAGAAAAATCCCTGGAGTACTGGGAAGAAGGAGGCAATGGGAAACTGGCTTATACGCCTGTTTTTGAGTTCACGAACTCCGAAAAAGCCGACATCAGAATCCGCTGGGTCGAAAACCTGGAAAATATCGAGGGTGCACCTGCAGGAGTGGCAGGGTATGCAAAGCCGCATCTTGTGAACGGGCGATTTGTGCGGGTGGACATTGTCCTGGAAGTCGGGAACTATCAGGGCAGGGGCTGGCGCCAGTACGGGGATGGAACAATGCTCGCCATCTCAAAGCACGAACTCGGACATGCGCTTGGGCTCGGGCACAGCGATGACCCCCGGGATATAATGTACCCTGAATACGAACTGCGGGACGATGTAAACCCACTTCTCCTCAGCAAGTATGCCTCTTTGCTCCGCACAGGAGCCCTGGCAGCTCTTGTAGCTCTGCTTTTCATTGGGATAAGCTGGCGTTCCAGCAGGAAAAAAAGAAAGAAACTTGAAGATAAATACCTGAAATGA
- a CDS encoding MM0924 family protein, whose amino-acid sequence MQSFIVEHHLGEVIDVYCGGPDVFNGKVEACADNVLTLVKGDKYTHIAIDKIIALWRA is encoded by the coding sequence ATGCAGTCCTTTATCGTAGAACACCATCTCGGTGAAGTAATTGATGTCTACTGTGGCGGTCCCGACGTTTTCAACGGAAAAGTCGAAGCCTGCGCAGACAACGTGCTCACTCTTGTAAAGGGTGACAAGTATACCCACATAGCCATCGACAAGATCATCGCCCTCTGGCGCGCATGA
- a CDS encoding carboxymuconolactone decarboxylase family protein, producing the protein MELEDIVEILKKDPDNAVPELLEDVKKQYGEVPYIMNFMKDMPEIFIPKTLYDNSIMREFKNLDPEIVELISIGVASAIRCEHCLKMHIRIAKRKGIPKESIFSAIMIGASLSNAAVLAESTRALASEFEGEDKEKDRCCDPNCEVCNISGAHLE; encoded by the coding sequence ATGGAACTGGAAGACATTGTGGAAATTTTAAAAAAGGATCCTGATAACGCTGTCCCCGAACTCCTTGAGGATGTCAAGAAACAGTACGGTGAAGTCCCTTATATCATGAATTTCATGAAAGATATGCCGGAAATCTTCATCCCGAAAACTCTCTATGACAATTCAATCATGCGGGAATTCAAGAACCTCGACCCCGAAATCGTGGAACTTATTTCCATAGGGGTCGCTTCTGCCATTCGCTGTGAGCACTGCCTGAAGATGCATATCAGGATCGCAAAAAGAAAAGGTATCCCTAAAGAAAGTATCTTTTCTGCAATCATGATAGGGGCTTCCCTTTCGAATGCCGCCGTGCTTGCCGAAAGTACAAGGGCTCTTGCATCCGAGTTCGAAGGCGAGGATAAAGAAAAAGACCGGTGTTGCGACCCTAACTGCGAAGTCTGTAATATTTCCGGAGCACATCTTGAATAA
- a CDS encoding cation:proton antiporter produces MTFLLLRDLLIIFGLSIPVVYTFSRLKIAPLVGFLIAGILAGPFGLGLITSGEEIELLAEIGVVLLLFTIGIEFSLSDLLQIRKIVLLGGGLQGFITSLAVALFFYFFVAYPPEEALFMGFLIALSSTAIVLKLLQEKGEIYSTHGRIALGILIFQDIAAVVIIILTPFLAGTQASGNIFIELAFRGLGLILFTFLSARFAVPFLMYQVAKTRNSELFLLSVVVIGLSVAWLTSLAGLSLALGAFLAGLIISESEYSAQALGNVIPFRDMFMSIFFISIGMLLNLDLLKEHLILVIGATLIVIFLKTVINALTTFLIGFPLHTMLLVGFSLSQVGEFSLITANVGFANGLISPEVYQDFLAVTVLSMALTPFSMGMGHRVAAFSQRLSLPELLKHGRYGELEKGKAEKRPENHLIIIGFGINGENVATAAREALIPYQVIDINPETVRKEKLKGEPILYGDAAQEAVLEHAGIKTARAVVIASGDLVSTRRIIEVIRRQNSAVHVIARTHFLSELDLLYALGADDVISDEFESSIELFSRVLHKYLVPENEIENLSSELRTDHYRMLRSPGIRRTGICDLALDFADVGIRSVRLEEGSQAAGKSLGELDIRKKYGVSVLAISRDHRIIPDLKAETVLHPGDLLLIISRPEKIEELETLFAGKK; encoded by the coding sequence ATGACATTTCTTCTGCTCAGGGACCTACTGATAATTTTTGGACTTTCGATTCCGGTAGTCTATACATTTTCCCGTTTGAAGATTGCCCCTCTTGTTGGTTTTTTAATAGCAGGAATCCTGGCCGGACCTTTTGGTCTGGGGCTGATTACGTCGGGAGAAGAGATTGAGCTCCTGGCTGAAATAGGCGTAGTGCTCCTGCTTTTTACGATAGGGATCGAATTTTCCCTGAGCGATCTTCTGCAAATCCGGAAAATAGTGCTGCTCGGAGGAGGGCTTCAGGGTTTTATAACTTCGCTTGCCGTTGCTTTATTCTTTTATTTCTTCGTAGCTTATCCTCCGGAAGAGGCTCTTTTTATGGGGTTCCTGATAGCCCTCAGCAGCACGGCAATCGTTCTGAAACTTCTTCAGGAAAAAGGGGAAATATACAGCACTCACGGAAGGATTGCACTGGGGATCCTGATCTTCCAGGACATTGCTGCAGTGGTGATCATCATTCTGACCCCGTTTCTTGCAGGGACACAGGCCTCTGGAAATATATTCATTGAACTCGCGTTCCGGGGGCTGGGGCTTATCCTGTTCACCTTTTTAAGCGCCCGCTTTGCGGTACCTTTTCTTATGTACCAGGTGGCAAAGACGCGCAACAGTGAACTCTTCCTGCTCAGTGTTGTGGTAATCGGGCTTTCCGTTGCCTGGCTGACCTCTCTGGCCGGGCTCTCCCTCGCCCTCGGAGCTTTCCTTGCCGGGCTCATTATATCGGAATCCGAATATTCAGCCCAGGCTCTTGGAAATGTCATCCCTTTCAGGGACATGTTCATGAGCATCTTTTTCATTTCCATAGGGATGCTCCTCAACCTGGATTTATTGAAAGAGCACCTCATTCTTGTCATAGGAGCTACCTTGATTGTGATTTTCCTGAAAACTGTCATAAATGCCCTGACAACTTTTCTTATAGGATTCCCTCTCCATACAATGCTCCTTGTCGGTTTTTCCCTATCACAGGTAGGGGAGTTTTCGCTGATTACGGCAAATGTGGGATTTGCAAATGGGCTGATCTCGCCGGAAGTATATCAGGACTTTCTTGCCGTAACAGTACTTTCCATGGCCCTGACCCCTTTTTCCATGGGAATGGGGCACCGAGTTGCGGCTTTTTCACAGAGACTTTCGCTTCCAGAGTTGCTGAAACACGGCAGGTACGGGGAACTGGAGAAAGGAAAAGCTGAAAAAAGGCCTGAAAACCACCTGATTATAATCGGTTTCGGGATCAATGGAGAAAATGTGGCAACGGCTGCCCGGGAAGCTTTGATCCCCTACCAGGTAATCGATATTAACCCGGAGACTGTCCGGAAAGAAAAACTGAAGGGAGAGCCGATTCTTTACGGGGATGCAGCCCAGGAAGCCGTACTGGAGCACGCAGGCATCAAAACTGCAAGAGCCGTAGTTATTGCTTCTGGAGACCTTGTCAGCACCCGCAGGATCATTGAAGTAATAAGGAGACAGAACTCCGCCGTACATGTCATTGCAAGAACCCATTTCCTGAGCGAACTGGACCTGCTATATGCGCTGGGAGCTGACGATGTTATCTCGGACGAATTTGAAAGTTCGATCGAACTCTTTTCAAGAGTGCTTCACAAATACCTTGTCCCGGAAAATGAGATCGAAAACCTCAGCTCCGAACTCCGCACCGACCATTACCGGATGCTCCGCAGCCCCGGAATTCGCAGGACAGGGATCTGTGACCTTGCTCTCGATTTTGCCGATGTGGGAATTCGAAGTGTACGGCTGGAGGAAGGTTCGCAGGCTGCAGGAAAATCCCTGGGAGAACTTGATATCCGGAAAAAATATGGGGTTTCAGTCCTTGCAATCTCCAGGGATCACAGGATAATTCCGGACTTGAAAGCTGAAACCGTACTTCATCCGGGCGACCTCCTGCTCATCATCAGCCGTCCAGAAAAAATAGAAGAACTTGAGACTTTGTTTGCCGGAAAGAAGTAA
- a CDS encoding NUDIX domain-containing protein: MKLKKPYVISVYALIRNEKGEYLLLKRSENSRTNPGKWDLPGGKVDRGETLKEAVAREVQEETGISINPGGIAGEVTFELPAKKVIAIVYDGGFNMADVQLSYEHMEYTWTPLEKIVEMEALPHYFRNFFKEHAIESLEASRSSV, encoded by the coding sequence ATGAAACTCAAGAAACCTTACGTCATTTCGGTCTATGCCCTTATCCGTAATGAGAAAGGGGAGTACCTGCTGCTCAAGCGTTCGGAAAATTCCCGCACGAACCCGGGAAAATGGGACCTTCCGGGGGGAAAGGTGGATCGGGGGGAAACCCTTAAAGAAGCAGTTGCAAGGGAGGTCCAGGAAGAAACCGGGATATCAATCAATCCGGGGGGAATTGCAGGAGAGGTGACTTTCGAGCTTCCTGCAAAAAAAGTTATTGCCATTGTCTATGACGGCGGGTTCAATATGGCAGACGTGCAGTTGAGTTATGAACACATGGAGTACACCTGGACCCCCTTAGAAAAGATAGTAGAAATGGAAGCTCTTCCCCACTATTTCAGGAATTTCTTCAAGGAGCATGCCATAGAAAGCCTGGAAGCTTCAAGGTCCTCCGTTTAA
- the speB gene encoding agmatinase: protein MFFPNTFVDSLADYESARYVIFGVPFDNTSSYRAGSRWAPDAMRQASANFESYNPTFDIDLADLLIHDAGNLDTSASVDETLQDLYEDTKDLLSDGKLPIMLGGEHSLSFATVKACAESAGDDFGVLVLDAHFDLRDEYRGFKHNHACVSRNILSEVSKNLVSIGIRSGPEDEWVFAKENKLKYYTADDVEAIGMVEVLKEALEWLDCSRLYLSLDMDALDPAYAPGLGTPEPFGLSARDVRTAVRTLAPFSMAFDIVEIAPEYDSGQTAMLGTKLMREFIAAHAASHR, encoded by the coding sequence ATGTTTTTTCCCAATACTTTTGTGGACTCCCTTGCAGATTATGAGTCCGCACGATATGTAATCTTCGGGGTGCCCTTTGACAACACCTCCTCGTACAGGGCGGGAAGCCGCTGGGCTCCAGATGCAATGCGCCAGGCTTCCGCGAACTTCGAAAGCTACAACCCAACCTTTGATATCGATCTTGCGGACCTGCTCATCCACGATGCAGGAAACCTCGATACCTCGGCATCTGTTGACGAAACCCTGCAGGACCTTTATGAAGACACAAAAGATCTCCTTTCCGATGGGAAACTGCCCATCATGCTCGGAGGTGAACATTCCCTTAGCTTTGCAACGGTAAAGGCCTGTGCCGAGTCAGCAGGGGACGACTTCGGGGTCCTTGTTCTGGACGCCCACTTCGACCTCCGGGACGAGTACCGTGGCTTCAAGCACAACCACGCCTGCGTTTCAAGGAACATCCTTTCGGAAGTCTCGAAAAACCTCGTATCAATTGGGATTCGCAGTGGTCCGGAGGACGAATGGGTTTTTGCAAAGGAAAACAAGCTGAAATATTACACTGCCGATGACGTGGAAGCAATCGGCATGGTCGAAGTCTTGAAAGAAGCCCTGGAATGGCTGGACTGCTCCCGGCTTTATCTTTCCCTTGACATGGATGCCCTTGACCCTGCGTACGCCCCAGGGCTCGGAACTCCGGAACCTTTCGGCTTGAGTGCCCGGGATGTAAGGACCGCAGTCAGGACTCTTGCCCCCTTCTCAATGGCTTTCGACATAGTGGAAATTGCCCCGGAATATGATTCCGGACAGACAGCAATGCTGGGCACAAAACTCATGCGGGAATTTATCGCCGCTCACGCCGCCAGTCATAGGTAA